A section of the Papio anubis isolate 15944 chromosome 4, Panubis1.0, whole genome shotgun sequence genome encodes:
- the FBXO24 gene encoding F-box only protein 24 isoform X7 encodes MGEKAVPLLRRRRVEHIISFLPVRDLVALGQTCRYFHEVCDAEGVWRRICRRLSPRLRDQGSGVRPWKRAAILNYTKGLYFQAFGGRRRCLSKSVAPLLAHGYRRFLPTKDHVFILDYVGTLFFLKNALVSTLGQMQWKRACRYVVLCRGAKDFASDPRCDTVYRKYLYVLATREQQEVVGTTSSRACDCVEVYLQSSGQRVFKMTFHHSMTFKQIVLVGQETQRALLLLTEEGKIYSLVVNETQLDQPRSYTVQLALRKVSHYLPHLRVACMTSNQSSTLYVTDQGGVYFEVHTPGVYRDLFGTLQAFDPLDQQMPLALSLPAKILFCALGYNHLGLVDEFGRIFMQGNNRYGQLGTGDKMDRGEPTQVRYLQRPITLWCGLNHSLVLSQSSEFSKELLGCGCGAGGRLPGWPKGSASFVKLQVKVPLCACALCATRECLYILSSHDIEQHTPYRDLPASRVVGIPEPSLGTGAPQDPGGTAQACEEYLSQIHSCHTLQDRMEKMKEIIGWMPLMAAQKDFFWEALDMLQKAEGGGGGVGPPASET; translated from the exons ATGGGCGAGAAGGCGGTCCCTTTGCTAAGGAGGAGGCGG gtgGAGCATATCATCTCATTCCTCCCAGTCAGAGACCTTGTCGCCCTCGGCCAGACCTGCCGCTACTTCCACGAAGTGTGCGATGCGGAAGGCGTGTGGAGACGCATCTGTCGCAGACTCAGTCCGCGCCTCCGAGATCAGGGTTCTGGAGTCCGGCCCTGGAAGAGAGCTGCCATTCTGAACT aCACAAAGGGCCTGTATTTCCAGGCATTTGGAGGCCGCCGCCGATGTCTCAGCAAGAGTGTGGCCCCCTTGCTAGCCCATGGCTACCGTCGCTTCTTGCCCACCAAGGATCATGTCTTCATTCTTGACTATGTGGGGACCCTCTTCTTCCTCAAAAATGCCCTGGTCTCCACCCTCGGCCAGATGCAGTGGAAGCGGGCCTGTCGCTATGTTGTGTTGTGTCGTGGAGCCAAAGAT TTTGCCTCAGACCCAAGGTGTGACACAGTTTACCGTAAATACCTGTACGTCTTGGCCACTCGGGAGCAGCAGGAAGTGGTGGGTACCACTAGCAGCCGGGCCTGCGACTGTGTTGAGGTCTATCTGCAGTCTAGCGGGCAGCGGGTCTTCaagatgacattccaccactCCATGACCTTCAAGCAGATTGTGCTGGTCGGTCAGGAGACCCAGCGGGCTCTACTGCTCCTCACAG aggAAGGAAAGATCTACTCTTTGGTAGTGAATGAGACCCAGCTGGACCAGCCACGCTCCTACACAGTTCAGCTGGCCCTGAGGAAGGTGTCCCACTACCTGCCTCACCTGCGCGTGGCCTGCATGACTTCCAATCAGAGCAGCACCCTCTACGTCACGG ACCAGGGGGGAGTGTATTTTGAGGTGCATACCCCAGGGGTGTATCGCGATCTCTTTGGGACTCTTCAAGCCTTTGACCCCCTGGACCAGCAGATGCCGCTTGCTCTCTCACTGCCTGCCAAG ATCCTATTCTGTGCTCTTGGCTACAATCACCTTGGTCTGGTGGATGAATTTGGCCGAATCTTTATGCAAGGAAATAACAGATACGGGCAGCTAGGAACAGGGGACAAAATGGACCGAGGGGAACCCACACAG GTTCGTTACCTGCAGCGGCCCATCACCCTGTGGTGTGGCCTCAACCACTCTCTGGTGCTGAGCCAGAGCTCAGAGTTCAGCAAGGAGCTGCTGGGCTGCGGCTGTGGGGCTGGGGGCCGCCTCCCAGGCTGGCCCAAGGGGAGTGCCTCCTTCGTCAAGCTCCAAGTCAAG GTCCCTCTGTGTGCCTGCGCCCTCTGTGCCACCAGGGAGTGCCTATACATCCTGTCCAGCCACGACATCGAGCAGCACACCCCCTATCGTGACCTGCCAGCCAGCAGGGTGGTGGGGATTCCCGAGCCCAGCCTGGGGACCGGAGCACCCCAGGACCCCGGGGGGACGGCCCAGGCCTGTGAGGAGTACCTTAGCCAGATCCACAGTTGCCACACGTTGCAGGACCGCATGGAGAAGATGAAGGAGATCATAGGGTGGATGCCCCTGATGGCTGCACAGAAGGACTTCTTCTGGGAGGCCCTGGACATGCTGCAGAAGGCTGAAGGAGGCGGGGGTGGTGTAGGGCCCCCAGCCTCTGAGACCTAA
- the FBXO24 gene encoding F-box only protein 24 isoform X6: MNAEPLAGRERSARLQWRVRAGRVRGLAGVKGWKGVGRLLEVEHIISFLPVRDLVALGQTCRYFHEVCDAEGVWRRICRRLSPRLRDQGSGVRPWKRAAILNYTKGLYFQAFGGRRRCLSKSVAPLLAHGYRRFLPTKDHVFILDYVGTLFFLKNALVSTLGQMQWKRACRYVVLCRGAKDFASDPRCDTVYRKYLYVLATREQQEVVGTTSSRACDCVEVYLQSSGQRVFKMTFHHSMTFKQIVLVGQETQRALLLLTEEGKIYSLVVNETQLDQPRSYTVQLALRKVSHYLPHLRVACMTSNQSSTLYVTDQGGVYFEVHTPGVYRDLFGTLQAFDPLDQQMPLALSLPAKILFCALGYNHLGLVDEFGRIFMQGNNRYGQLGTGDKMDRGEPTQVRYLQRPITLWCGLNHSLVLSQSSEFSKELLGCGCGAGGRLPGWPKGSASFVKLQVKVPLCACALCATRECLYILSSHDIEQHTPYRDLPASRVVGIPEPSLGTGAPQDPGGTAQACEEYLSQIHSCHTLQDRMEKMKEIIGWMPLMAAQKDFFWEALDMLQKAEGGGGGVGPPASET; the protein is encoded by the exons ATGAACGCAGAGCCCCTGGCTGGCCGGGAACGCAGTGCGCGGCTGCAGTGGCGAGTGCGAGCTGGACGTGTTAGGGGGCTAGCCGGCGTCAAGGGCTGGAAGGGAGTCGGGCGACTGCTTGAG gtgGAGCATATCATCTCATTCCTCCCAGTCAGAGACCTTGTCGCCCTCGGCCAGACCTGCCGCTACTTCCACGAAGTGTGCGATGCGGAAGGCGTGTGGAGACGCATCTGTCGCAGACTCAGTCCGCGCCTCCGAGATCAGGGTTCTGGAGTCCGGCCCTGGAAGAGAGCTGCCATTCTGAACT aCACAAAGGGCCTGTATTTCCAGGCATTTGGAGGCCGCCGCCGATGTCTCAGCAAGAGTGTGGCCCCCTTGCTAGCCCATGGCTACCGTCGCTTCTTGCCCACCAAGGATCATGTCTTCATTCTTGACTATGTGGGGACCCTCTTCTTCCTCAAAAATGCCCTGGTCTCCACCCTCGGCCAGATGCAGTGGAAGCGGGCCTGTCGCTATGTTGTGTTGTGTCGTGGAGCCAAAGAT TTTGCCTCAGACCCAAGGTGTGACACAGTTTACCGTAAATACCTGTACGTCTTGGCCACTCGGGAGCAGCAGGAAGTGGTGGGTACCACTAGCAGCCGGGCCTGCGACTGTGTTGAGGTCTATCTGCAGTCTAGCGGGCAGCGGGTCTTCaagatgacattccaccactCCATGACCTTCAAGCAGATTGTGCTGGTCGGTCAGGAGACCCAGCGGGCTCTACTGCTCCTCACAG aggAAGGAAAGATCTACTCTTTGGTAGTGAATGAGACCCAGCTGGACCAGCCACGCTCCTACACAGTTCAGCTGGCCCTGAGGAAGGTGTCCCACTACCTGCCTCACCTGCGCGTGGCCTGCATGACTTCCAATCAGAGCAGCACCCTCTACGTCACGG ACCAGGGGGGAGTGTATTTTGAGGTGCATACCCCAGGGGTGTATCGCGATCTCTTTGGGACTCTTCAAGCCTTTGACCCCCTGGACCAGCAGATGCCGCTTGCTCTCTCACTGCCTGCCAAG ATCCTATTCTGTGCTCTTGGCTACAATCACCTTGGTCTGGTGGATGAATTTGGCCGAATCTTTATGCAAGGAAATAACAGATACGGGCAGCTAGGAACAGGGGACAAAATGGACCGAGGGGAACCCACACAG GTTCGTTACCTGCAGCGGCCCATCACCCTGTGGTGTGGCCTCAACCACTCTCTGGTGCTGAGCCAGAGCTCAGAGTTCAGCAAGGAGCTGCTGGGCTGCGGCTGTGGGGCTGGGGGCCGCCTCCCAGGCTGGCCCAAGGGGAGTGCCTCCTTCGTCAAGCTCCAAGTCAAG GTCCCTCTGTGTGCCTGCGCCCTCTGTGCCACCAGGGAGTGCCTATACATCCTGTCCAGCCACGACATCGAGCAGCACACCCCCTATCGTGACCTGCCAGCCAGCAGGGTGGTGGGGATTCCCGAGCCCAGCCTGGGGACCGGAGCACCCCAGGACCCCGGGGGGACGGCCCAGGCCTGTGAGGAGTACCTTAGCCAGATCCACAGTTGCCACACGTTGCAGGACCGCATGGAGAAGATGAAGGAGATCATAGGGTGGATGCCCCTGATGGCTGCACAGAAGGACTTCTTCTGGGAGGCCCTGGACATGCTGCAGAAGGCTGAAGGAGGCGGGGGTGGTGTAGGGCCCCCAGCCTCTGAGACCTAA
- the FBXO24 gene encoding F-box only protein 24 isoform X4, translating into MNAEPLAGRERSARLQWRVRAGRVRGLAGVKGWKGVGRLLEVKRSCPSCGPELGVEEKKGKGNPISIQLFPPELVEHIISFLPVRDLVALGQTCRYFHEVCDAEGVWRRICRRLSPRLRDQGSGVRPWKRAAILNYTKGLYFQAFGGRRRCLSKSVAPLLAHGYRRFLPTKDHVFILDYVGTLFFLKNALVSTLGQMQWKRACRYVVLCRGAKDFASDPRCDTVYRKYLYVLATREQQEVVGTTSSRACDCVEVYLQSSGQRVFKMTFHHSMTFKQIVLVGQETQRALLLLTEEGKIYSLVVNETQLDQPRSYTVQLALRKVSHYLPHLRVACMTSNQSSTLYVTDQGGVYFEVHTPGVYRDLFGTLQAFDPLDQQMPLALSLPAKILFCALGYNHLGLVDEFGRIFMQGNNRYGQLGTGDKMDRGEPTQVRYLQRPITLWCGLNHSLVLSQSSEFSKELLGCGCGAGGRLPGWPKGSASFVKLQVKVPLCACALCATRECLYILSSHDIEQHTPYRDLPASRVVGIPEPSLGTGAPQDPGGTAQACEEYLSQIHSCHTLQDRMEKMKEIIGWMPLMAAQKDFFWEALDMLQKAEGGGGGVGPPASET; encoded by the exons ATGAACGCAGAGCCCCTGGCTGGCCGGGAACGCAGTGCGCGGCTGCAGTGGCGAGTGCGAGCTGGACGTGTTAGGGGGCTAGCCGGCGTCAAGGGCTGGAAGGGAGTCGGGCGACTGCTTGAG GTGAAGAGAAGCTGCCCTTCTTGTGGCCCGGAGCTTGGGGTTGAAgagaagaaggggaaagggaatccaaTTTCTATCCAGTTGTTCCCCCCAGAGCTG gtgGAGCATATCATCTCATTCCTCCCAGTCAGAGACCTTGTCGCCCTCGGCCAGACCTGCCGCTACTTCCACGAAGTGTGCGATGCGGAAGGCGTGTGGAGACGCATCTGTCGCAGACTCAGTCCGCGCCTCCGAGATCAGGGTTCTGGAGTCCGGCCCTGGAAGAGAGCTGCCATTCTGAACT aCACAAAGGGCCTGTATTTCCAGGCATTTGGAGGCCGCCGCCGATGTCTCAGCAAGAGTGTGGCCCCCTTGCTAGCCCATGGCTACCGTCGCTTCTTGCCCACCAAGGATCATGTCTTCATTCTTGACTATGTGGGGACCCTCTTCTTCCTCAAAAATGCCCTGGTCTCCACCCTCGGCCAGATGCAGTGGAAGCGGGCCTGTCGCTATGTTGTGTTGTGTCGTGGAGCCAAAGAT TTTGCCTCAGACCCAAGGTGTGACACAGTTTACCGTAAATACCTGTACGTCTTGGCCACTCGGGAGCAGCAGGAAGTGGTGGGTACCACTAGCAGCCGGGCCTGCGACTGTGTTGAGGTCTATCTGCAGTCTAGCGGGCAGCGGGTCTTCaagatgacattccaccactCCATGACCTTCAAGCAGATTGTGCTGGTCGGTCAGGAGACCCAGCGGGCTCTACTGCTCCTCACAG aggAAGGAAAGATCTACTCTTTGGTAGTGAATGAGACCCAGCTGGACCAGCCACGCTCCTACACAGTTCAGCTGGCCCTGAGGAAGGTGTCCCACTACCTGCCTCACCTGCGCGTGGCCTGCATGACTTCCAATCAGAGCAGCACCCTCTACGTCACGG ACCAGGGGGGAGTGTATTTTGAGGTGCATACCCCAGGGGTGTATCGCGATCTCTTTGGGACTCTTCAAGCCTTTGACCCCCTGGACCAGCAGATGCCGCTTGCTCTCTCACTGCCTGCCAAG ATCCTATTCTGTGCTCTTGGCTACAATCACCTTGGTCTGGTGGATGAATTTGGCCGAATCTTTATGCAAGGAAATAACAGATACGGGCAGCTAGGAACAGGGGACAAAATGGACCGAGGGGAACCCACACAG GTTCGTTACCTGCAGCGGCCCATCACCCTGTGGTGTGGCCTCAACCACTCTCTGGTGCTGAGCCAGAGCTCAGAGTTCAGCAAGGAGCTGCTGGGCTGCGGCTGTGGGGCTGGGGGCCGCCTCCCAGGCTGGCCCAAGGGGAGTGCCTCCTTCGTCAAGCTCCAAGTCAAG GTCCCTCTGTGTGCCTGCGCCCTCTGTGCCACCAGGGAGTGCCTATACATCCTGTCCAGCCACGACATCGAGCAGCACACCCCCTATCGTGACCTGCCAGCCAGCAGGGTGGTGGGGATTCCCGAGCCCAGCCTGGGGACCGGAGCACCCCAGGACCCCGGGGGGACGGCCCAGGCCTGTGAGGAGTACCTTAGCCAGATCCACAGTTGCCACACGTTGCAGGACCGCATGGAGAAGATGAAGGAGATCATAGGGTGGATGCCCCTGATGGCTGCACAGAAGGACTTCTTCTGGGAGGCCCTGGACATGCTGCAGAAGGCTGAAGGAGGCGGGGGTGGTGTAGGGCCCCCAGCCTCTGAGACCTAA
- the FBXO24 gene encoding F-box only protein 24 isoform X1: MARTELEPRSCLRDGSWTRLKGTGHSGQTVRSQRGLLAPDSMGEGSRRQRGPRGPPSLGRGHGVGKPAGTGGQGPRRQEGRSRKGAIRMVKRSCPSCGPELGVEEKKGKGNPISIQLFPPELVEHIISFLPVRDLVALGQTCRYFHEVCDAEGVWRRICRRLSPRLRDQGSGVRPWKRAAILNYTKGLYFQAFGGRRRCLSKSVAPLLAHGYRRFLPTKDHVFILDYVGTLFFLKNALVSTLGQMQWKRACRYVVLCRGAKDFASDPRCDTVYRKYLYVLATREQQEVVGTTSSRACDCVEVYLQSSGQRVFKMTFHHSMTFKQIVLVGQETQRALLLLTEEGKIYSLVVNETQLDQPRSYTVQLALRKVSHYLPHLRVACMTSNQSSTLYVTDQGGVYFEVHTPGVYRDLFGTLQAFDPLDQQMPLALSLPAKILFCALGYNHLGLVDEFGRIFMQGNNRYGQLGTGDKMDRGEPTQVRYLQRPITLWCGLNHSLVLSQSSEFSKELLGCGCGAGGRLPGWPKGSASFVKLQVKVPLCACALCATRECLYILSSHDIEQHTPYRDLPASRVVGIPEPSLGTGAPQDPGGTAQACEEYLSQIHSCHTLQDRMEKMKEIIGWMPLMAAQKDFFWEALDMLQKAEGGGGGVGPPASET; the protein is encoded by the exons ATGGCTAGAACTGAGCTAGAACCCAGGAGCTGTCTGAGAGATGGGTCCTGGACAAGATTAAAGGGAACAGGTCACAGTGGCCAAACAGTGAGGTCACAGAGAGGTTTGTTAGCCCCAGACTCCATGGGGGAGGGGTCTAGGAGGCAGAGGGGCCCCAGAGGTCCCCCAAGCCTAGGCAGGGGACATGGTGTGGGAAAGCCAGCAGGAACGGGGGGCCAAGGGCCTAGGAGACAGGAGGGCAGAAGCAGGAAGGGGGCAATCAGGATG GTGAAGAGAAGCTGCCCTTCTTGTGGCCCGGAGCTTGGGGTTGAAgagaagaaggggaaagggaatccaaTTTCTATCCAGTTGTTCCCCCCAGAGCTG gtgGAGCATATCATCTCATTCCTCCCAGTCAGAGACCTTGTCGCCCTCGGCCAGACCTGCCGCTACTTCCACGAAGTGTGCGATGCGGAAGGCGTGTGGAGACGCATCTGTCGCAGACTCAGTCCGCGCCTCCGAGATCAGGGTTCTGGAGTCCGGCCCTGGAAGAGAGCTGCCATTCTGAACT aCACAAAGGGCCTGTATTTCCAGGCATTTGGAGGCCGCCGCCGATGTCTCAGCAAGAGTGTGGCCCCCTTGCTAGCCCATGGCTACCGTCGCTTCTTGCCCACCAAGGATCATGTCTTCATTCTTGACTATGTGGGGACCCTCTTCTTCCTCAAAAATGCCCTGGTCTCCACCCTCGGCCAGATGCAGTGGAAGCGGGCCTGTCGCTATGTTGTGTTGTGTCGTGGAGCCAAAGAT TTTGCCTCAGACCCAAGGTGTGACACAGTTTACCGTAAATACCTGTACGTCTTGGCCACTCGGGAGCAGCAGGAAGTGGTGGGTACCACTAGCAGCCGGGCCTGCGACTGTGTTGAGGTCTATCTGCAGTCTAGCGGGCAGCGGGTCTTCaagatgacattccaccactCCATGACCTTCAAGCAGATTGTGCTGGTCGGTCAGGAGACCCAGCGGGCTCTACTGCTCCTCACAG aggAAGGAAAGATCTACTCTTTGGTAGTGAATGAGACCCAGCTGGACCAGCCACGCTCCTACACAGTTCAGCTGGCCCTGAGGAAGGTGTCCCACTACCTGCCTCACCTGCGCGTGGCCTGCATGACTTCCAATCAGAGCAGCACCCTCTACGTCACGG ACCAGGGGGGAGTGTATTTTGAGGTGCATACCCCAGGGGTGTATCGCGATCTCTTTGGGACTCTTCAAGCCTTTGACCCCCTGGACCAGCAGATGCCGCTTGCTCTCTCACTGCCTGCCAAG ATCCTATTCTGTGCTCTTGGCTACAATCACCTTGGTCTGGTGGATGAATTTGGCCGAATCTTTATGCAAGGAAATAACAGATACGGGCAGCTAGGAACAGGGGACAAAATGGACCGAGGGGAACCCACACAG GTTCGTTACCTGCAGCGGCCCATCACCCTGTGGTGTGGCCTCAACCACTCTCTGGTGCTGAGCCAGAGCTCAGAGTTCAGCAAGGAGCTGCTGGGCTGCGGCTGTGGGGCTGGGGGCCGCCTCCCAGGCTGGCCCAAGGGGAGTGCCTCCTTCGTCAAGCTCCAAGTCAAG GTCCCTCTGTGTGCCTGCGCCCTCTGTGCCACCAGGGAGTGCCTATACATCCTGTCCAGCCACGACATCGAGCAGCACACCCCCTATCGTGACCTGCCAGCCAGCAGGGTGGTGGGGATTCCCGAGCCCAGCCTGGGGACCGGAGCACCCCAGGACCCCGGGGGGACGGCCCAGGCCTGTGAGGAGTACCTTAGCCAGATCCACAGTTGCCACACGTTGCAGGACCGCATGGAGAAGATGAAGGAGATCATAGGGTGGATGCCCCTGATGGCTGCACAGAAGGACTTCTTCTGGGAGGCCCTGGACATGCTGCAGAAGGCTGAAGGAGGCGGGGGTGGTGTAGGGCCCCCAGCCTCTGAGACCTAA
- the FBXO24 gene encoding F-box only protein 24 isoform X5 translates to MGEKAVPLLRRRRVKRSCPSCGPELGVEEKKGKGNPISIQLFPPELVEHIISFLPVRDLVALGQTCRYFHEVCDAEGVWRRICRRLSPRLRDQGSGVRPWKRAAILNYTKGLYFQAFGGRRRCLSKSVAPLLAHGYRRFLPTKDHVFILDYVGTLFFLKNALVSTLGQMQWKRACRYVVLCRGAKDFASDPRCDTVYRKYLYVLATREQQEVVGTTSSRACDCVEVYLQSSGQRVFKMTFHHSMTFKQIVLVGQETQRALLLLTEEGKIYSLVVNETQLDQPRSYTVQLALRKVSHYLPHLRVACMTSNQSSTLYVTDQGGVYFEVHTPGVYRDLFGTLQAFDPLDQQMPLALSLPAKILFCALGYNHLGLVDEFGRIFMQGNNRYGQLGTGDKMDRGEPTQVRYLQRPITLWCGLNHSLVLSQSSEFSKELLGCGCGAGGRLPGWPKGSASFVKLQVKVPLCACALCATRECLYILSSHDIEQHTPYRDLPASRVVGIPEPSLGTGAPQDPGGTAQACEEYLSQIHSCHTLQDRMEKMKEIIGWMPLMAAQKDFFWEALDMLQKAEGGGGGVGPPASET, encoded by the exons ATGGGCGAGAAGGCGGTCCCTTTGCTAAGGAGGAGGCGG GTGAAGAGAAGCTGCCCTTCTTGTGGCCCGGAGCTTGGGGTTGAAgagaagaaggggaaagggaatccaaTTTCTATCCAGTTGTTCCCCCCAGAGCTG gtgGAGCATATCATCTCATTCCTCCCAGTCAGAGACCTTGTCGCCCTCGGCCAGACCTGCCGCTACTTCCACGAAGTGTGCGATGCGGAAGGCGTGTGGAGACGCATCTGTCGCAGACTCAGTCCGCGCCTCCGAGATCAGGGTTCTGGAGTCCGGCCCTGGAAGAGAGCTGCCATTCTGAACT aCACAAAGGGCCTGTATTTCCAGGCATTTGGAGGCCGCCGCCGATGTCTCAGCAAGAGTGTGGCCCCCTTGCTAGCCCATGGCTACCGTCGCTTCTTGCCCACCAAGGATCATGTCTTCATTCTTGACTATGTGGGGACCCTCTTCTTCCTCAAAAATGCCCTGGTCTCCACCCTCGGCCAGATGCAGTGGAAGCGGGCCTGTCGCTATGTTGTGTTGTGTCGTGGAGCCAAAGAT TTTGCCTCAGACCCAAGGTGTGACACAGTTTACCGTAAATACCTGTACGTCTTGGCCACTCGGGAGCAGCAGGAAGTGGTGGGTACCACTAGCAGCCGGGCCTGCGACTGTGTTGAGGTCTATCTGCAGTCTAGCGGGCAGCGGGTCTTCaagatgacattccaccactCCATGACCTTCAAGCAGATTGTGCTGGTCGGTCAGGAGACCCAGCGGGCTCTACTGCTCCTCACAG aggAAGGAAAGATCTACTCTTTGGTAGTGAATGAGACCCAGCTGGACCAGCCACGCTCCTACACAGTTCAGCTGGCCCTGAGGAAGGTGTCCCACTACCTGCCTCACCTGCGCGTGGCCTGCATGACTTCCAATCAGAGCAGCACCCTCTACGTCACGG ACCAGGGGGGAGTGTATTTTGAGGTGCATACCCCAGGGGTGTATCGCGATCTCTTTGGGACTCTTCAAGCCTTTGACCCCCTGGACCAGCAGATGCCGCTTGCTCTCTCACTGCCTGCCAAG ATCCTATTCTGTGCTCTTGGCTACAATCACCTTGGTCTGGTGGATGAATTTGGCCGAATCTTTATGCAAGGAAATAACAGATACGGGCAGCTAGGAACAGGGGACAAAATGGACCGAGGGGAACCCACACAG GTTCGTTACCTGCAGCGGCCCATCACCCTGTGGTGTGGCCTCAACCACTCTCTGGTGCTGAGCCAGAGCTCAGAGTTCAGCAAGGAGCTGCTGGGCTGCGGCTGTGGGGCTGGGGGCCGCCTCCCAGGCTGGCCCAAGGGGAGTGCCTCCTTCGTCAAGCTCCAAGTCAAG GTCCCTCTGTGTGCCTGCGCCCTCTGTGCCACCAGGGAGTGCCTATACATCCTGTCCAGCCACGACATCGAGCAGCACACCCCCTATCGTGACCTGCCAGCCAGCAGGGTGGTGGGGATTCCCGAGCCCAGCCTGGGGACCGGAGCACCCCAGGACCCCGGGGGGACGGCCCAGGCCTGTGAGGAGTACCTTAGCCAGATCCACAGTTGCCACACGTTGCAGGACCGCATGGAGAAGATGAAGGAGATCATAGGGTGGATGCCCCTGATGGCTGCACAGAAGGACTTCTTCTGGGAGGCCCTGGACATGCTGCAGAAGGCTGAAGGAGGCGGGGGTGGTGTAGGGCCCCCAGCCTCTGAGACCTAA
- the FBXO24 gene encoding F-box only protein 24 isoform X2 — MARTELEPRSCLRDGSWTRLKGTGHSGQTVRSQRGLLAPDSMGEGSRRQRGPRGPPSLGRGHGVGKPAGTGGQGPRRQEGRSRKGAIRMVRRSQRRKLQKFTRLCGREEGLRVEHIISFLPVRDLVALGQTCRYFHEVCDAEGVWRRICRRLSPRLRDQGSGVRPWKRAAILNYTKGLYFQAFGGRRRCLSKSVAPLLAHGYRRFLPTKDHVFILDYVGTLFFLKNALVSTLGQMQWKRACRYVVLCRGAKDFASDPRCDTVYRKYLYVLATREQQEVVGTTSSRACDCVEVYLQSSGQRVFKMTFHHSMTFKQIVLVGQETQRALLLLTEEGKIYSLVVNETQLDQPRSYTVQLALRKVSHYLPHLRVACMTSNQSSTLYVTDQGGVYFEVHTPGVYRDLFGTLQAFDPLDQQMPLALSLPAKILFCALGYNHLGLVDEFGRIFMQGNNRYGQLGTGDKMDRGEPTQVRYLQRPITLWCGLNHSLVLSQSSEFSKELLGCGCGAGGRLPGWPKGSASFVKLQVKVPLCACALCATRECLYILSSHDIEQHTPYRDLPASRVVGIPEPSLGTGAPQDPGGTAQACEEYLSQIHSCHTLQDRMEKMKEIIGWMPLMAAQKDFFWEALDMLQKAEGGGGGVGPPASET, encoded by the exons ATGGCTAGAACTGAGCTAGAACCCAGGAGCTGTCTGAGAGATGGGTCCTGGACAAGATTAAAGGGAACAGGTCACAGTGGCCAAACAGTGAGGTCACAGAGAGGTTTGTTAGCCCCAGACTCCATGGGGGAGGGGTCTAGGAGGCAGAGGGGCCCCAGAGGTCCCCCAAGCCTAGGCAGGGGACATGGTGTGGGAAAGCCAGCAGGAACGGGGGGCCAAGGGCCTAGGAGACAGGAGGGCAGAAGCAGGAAGGGGGCAATCAGGATGGTGAGGAGAAGCCAGAGACGGAAGCTGCAAAAATTCACCAGGCTGTGTGGACGGGAGGAGGGGCTCCGG gtgGAGCATATCATCTCATTCCTCCCAGTCAGAGACCTTGTCGCCCTCGGCCAGACCTGCCGCTACTTCCACGAAGTGTGCGATGCGGAAGGCGTGTGGAGACGCATCTGTCGCAGACTCAGTCCGCGCCTCCGAGATCAGGGTTCTGGAGTCCGGCCCTGGAAGAGAGCTGCCATTCTGAACT aCACAAAGGGCCTGTATTTCCAGGCATTTGGAGGCCGCCGCCGATGTCTCAGCAAGAGTGTGGCCCCCTTGCTAGCCCATGGCTACCGTCGCTTCTTGCCCACCAAGGATCATGTCTTCATTCTTGACTATGTGGGGACCCTCTTCTTCCTCAAAAATGCCCTGGTCTCCACCCTCGGCCAGATGCAGTGGAAGCGGGCCTGTCGCTATGTTGTGTTGTGTCGTGGAGCCAAAGAT TTTGCCTCAGACCCAAGGTGTGACACAGTTTACCGTAAATACCTGTACGTCTTGGCCACTCGGGAGCAGCAGGAAGTGGTGGGTACCACTAGCAGCCGGGCCTGCGACTGTGTTGAGGTCTATCTGCAGTCTAGCGGGCAGCGGGTCTTCaagatgacattccaccactCCATGACCTTCAAGCAGATTGTGCTGGTCGGTCAGGAGACCCAGCGGGCTCTACTGCTCCTCACAG aggAAGGAAAGATCTACTCTTTGGTAGTGAATGAGACCCAGCTGGACCAGCCACGCTCCTACACAGTTCAGCTGGCCCTGAGGAAGGTGTCCCACTACCTGCCTCACCTGCGCGTGGCCTGCATGACTTCCAATCAGAGCAGCACCCTCTACGTCACGG ACCAGGGGGGAGTGTATTTTGAGGTGCATACCCCAGGGGTGTATCGCGATCTCTTTGGGACTCTTCAAGCCTTTGACCCCCTGGACCAGCAGATGCCGCTTGCTCTCTCACTGCCTGCCAAG ATCCTATTCTGTGCTCTTGGCTACAATCACCTTGGTCTGGTGGATGAATTTGGCCGAATCTTTATGCAAGGAAATAACAGATACGGGCAGCTAGGAACAGGGGACAAAATGGACCGAGGGGAACCCACACAG GTTCGTTACCTGCAGCGGCCCATCACCCTGTGGTGTGGCCTCAACCACTCTCTGGTGCTGAGCCAGAGCTCAGAGTTCAGCAAGGAGCTGCTGGGCTGCGGCTGTGGGGCTGGGGGCCGCCTCCCAGGCTGGCCCAAGGGGAGTGCCTCCTTCGTCAAGCTCCAAGTCAAG GTCCCTCTGTGTGCCTGCGCCCTCTGTGCCACCAGGGAGTGCCTATACATCCTGTCCAGCCACGACATCGAGCAGCACACCCCCTATCGTGACCTGCCAGCCAGCAGGGTGGTGGGGATTCCCGAGCCCAGCCTGGGGACCGGAGCACCCCAGGACCCCGGGGGGACGGCCCAGGCCTGTGAGGAGTACCTTAGCCAGATCCACAGTTGCCACACGTTGCAGGACCGCATGGAGAAGATGAAGGAGATCATAGGGTGGATGCCCCTGATGGCTGCACAGAAGGACTTCTTCTGGGAGGCCCTGGACATGCTGCAGAAGGCTGAAGGAGGCGGGGGTGGTGTAGGGCCCCCAGCCTCTGAGACCTAA